One Thiocapsa sp. genomic window carries:
- the mdh gene encoding malate dehydrogenase: protein MNKITIIGAGRVGETTAQILAEEELCREIALMDVREGIPEGVALDILQMAPFFKFDCSINGSNDPQILRDSDLVIVTAGLPRKPGMSRSDVLEANVRIIDGVTDQIMQYAPDAMVLIVSNPVDTLTYRVAQRTGWDRNRVFGQAGVLDASRMASFIAQETGFSALDITTMVLGGHGDTMVPVPRFCTINGIPIAHFISEERIAAIMERTRQGGAEILALRKTSSAYDAPGAAVAAMVDAIVNNRRRLLSCVAMLEGEYGESDIAMGVPCVLGERGMESIVELDLNARERADFDSSASAVRADIERLRSLSLS, encoded by the coding sequence GTGAACAAGATCACCATCATCGGCGCTGGCCGAGTCGGCGAGACAACCGCTCAAATCCTGGCCGAGGAGGAGCTCTGTCGCGAGATCGCACTCATGGATGTTCGCGAGGGGATCCCCGAGGGGGTCGCTCTGGACATCCTTCAAATGGCCCCCTTCTTCAAGTTTGATTGCTCGATCAACGGCAGCAACGATCCGCAGATCCTCAGGGATTCCGATCTGGTCATTGTCACTGCCGGGCTTCCGCGAAAACCGGGCATGTCCCGATCGGATGTGCTCGAGGCGAATGTCCGCATCATCGACGGTGTCACCGATCAGATCATGCAGTACGCGCCCGATGCCATGGTGCTGATCGTCTCCAATCCGGTCGATACACTCACCTACCGGGTCGCCCAACGCACCGGCTGGGACCGCAATCGGGTCTTCGGACAGGCCGGTGTGCTCGACGCCTCGCGCATGGCCAGCTTCATCGCTCAGGAAACCGGTTTTTCGGCGCTCGATATCACGACCATGGTGCTCGGCGGACACGGCGACACGATGGTGCCCGTGCCGCGTTTTTGCACCATCAACGGGATCCCGATCGCGCACTTCATCTCCGAGGAGCGTATCGCGGCCATCATGGAGCGCACCCGCCAAGGCGGCGCCGAGATCCTTGCCTTGCGAAAAACGTCGAGCGCCTACGACGCGCCCGGGGCCGCGGTTGCGGCGATGGTCGACGCCATCGTCAACAATCGCCGGCGGCTGCTCTCCTGTGTCGCGATGCTCGAAGGTGAATACGGCGAGAGCGACATCGCGATGGGCGTCCCCTGCGTCCTCGGCGAGCGGGGCATGGAGTCGATCGTCGAGCTGGATCTGAATGCGCGCGAACGCGCGGACTTCGACAGTTCGGCGAGCGCGGTGCGCGCCGACATCGAACGCCTGCGCAGCCTGTCCCTGTCATGA
- the rpmE gene encoding 50S ribosomal protein L31, with the protein MKEGIHPNYADVKVVCSCGNEFTTRSTLGKEMHVEVCSSCHPFYTGKQKVLDTAGRVDKFRRKYAR; encoded by the coding sequence ATGAAAGAAGGAATCCATCCCAACTACGCCGACGTCAAGGTGGTCTGCAGCTGCGGTAACGAGTTTACGACCCGCTCAACCTTGGGCAAGGAGATGCACGTCGAGGTTTGCTCCTCTTGCCATCCCTTCTACACCGGCAAGCAAAAGGTCCTCGACACCGCCGGGCGCGTCGACAAGTTCAGGCGCAAATACGCGCGCTGA